The following proteins are encoded in a genomic region of Methylobacterium tardum:
- a CDS encoding sigma-54-dependent transcriptional regulator has translation MSTTVLIVDDDPVQRRLAEAAVRRFGFEARVAETGAEALTLLKSEGADVVLLDLVMPELDGLGVLAEMRKNGLATPVIVQTSNGSIDTVVTAMRAGAVDFVVKPAGAERLQVSIKNALRVDTLEEEVRRMRRRASGALTFKDLTSKSPDMERVIRLAERAAKSNIPVLIEGESGVGKEVLARAIQGSGDRRGKPFVTVNCGAIPENLVESTLFGHEKGAFTGATEKHAGKFAEASGGTLFLDEIGELPLDAQVKLLRALQEGEVDPVGGKRSVRVDIRLVSATNRSLLDLVKQGKFREDLYYRLNVFPMTLPPLRARREDIPDLVRSFCARFAAEEGKRVRAISPEAMALLTRYPWPGNVRQLENALFRAVVLADGDELTVAEFPQIAAQVEGFDVRIPAAPTQAQMPAYVPEPVREIVRVEVRDPHAMSLVAEETGEMKPMDVLEAEIIRYALQFYRQRMSEVSRRLGIGRSTLYRKLKDLGLEDGEKTEDAA, from the coding sequence ATGTCCACAACCGTGCTCATCGTGGACGACGATCCGGTCCAGCGGCGTCTCGCCGAGGCGGCGGTGCGCCGCTTCGGCTTCGAGGCGCGGGTCGCCGAGACGGGCGCGGAAGCTCTCACGCTGCTGAAATCCGAGGGCGCGGACGTGGTGCTCCTCGACCTGGTCATGCCGGAACTCGACGGACTCGGCGTGCTGGCGGAGATGCGCAAGAACGGGCTCGCCACGCCGGTCATCGTTCAGACGTCCAACGGCTCGATCGACACGGTGGTCACCGCCATGCGGGCCGGCGCCGTCGACTTTGTCGTCAAGCCGGCCGGCGCCGAGCGGCTGCAGGTCTCGATCAAGAACGCCCTGCGGGTCGACACCCTGGAGGAGGAGGTGCGCCGCATGCGCCGTCGCGCCTCCGGCGCGCTCACCTTCAAGGACCTGACCTCCAAGAGCCCCGACATGGAGCGGGTCATCCGCCTCGCCGAGCGGGCCGCGAAATCCAACATTCCGGTGCTCATCGAGGGCGAGTCCGGCGTCGGCAAGGAAGTGCTCGCCCGGGCGATCCAGGGGTCCGGCGACCGGCGCGGCAAGCCGTTCGTGACCGTCAATTGCGGGGCTATCCCCGAGAACCTCGTGGAATCGACCCTTTTCGGCCACGAGAAGGGTGCGTTCACGGGCGCCACCGAGAAGCATGCCGGCAAGTTCGCCGAGGCTTCGGGCGGCACCCTCTTCCTCGACGAGATCGGCGAGCTTCCGCTCGATGCCCAGGTGAAGCTGTTGCGCGCCCTACAGGAGGGCGAGGTCGACCCGGTCGGCGGCAAGCGCTCGGTGCGGGTCGATATCCGCCTCGTCTCGGCCACCAACCGTTCGCTGCTCGACCTCGTGAAGCAGGGGAAGTTCCGCGAGGACCTGTATTACCGCCTCAACGTCTTCCCGATGACCCTGCCGCCGCTGCGGGCGCGCCGCGAGGACATTCCCGATCTCGTCCGCTCGTTCTGCGCGCGCTTCGCCGCCGAGGAGGGGAAGCGGGTCCGGGCGATCAGCCCGGAGGCCATGGCACTGCTCACCCGCTATCCCTGGCCCGGCAACGTCCGCCAACTGGAGAACGCCCTGTTCCGCGCCGTGGTCCTCGCCGACGGGGACGAGTTGACGGTCGCCGAGTTCCCGCAGATCGCCGCGCAGGTTGAGGGCTTCGACGTGCGCATTCCGGCGGCCCCCACTCAGGCGCAGATGCCGGCCTACGTTCCTGAGCCGGTCCGCGAGATCGTGCGCGTCGAGGTTCGCGATCCGCACGCCATGTCCCTCGTCGCCGAGGAGACCGGCGAGATGAAGCCGATGGACGTGCTCGAGGCGGAGATCATCCGCTACGCCCTGCAATTCTACCGTCAGCGGATGTCGGAGGTGTCGCGCCGCCTCGGCATCGGTCGGTCCACGCTCTATCGCAAGCTGAAGGACCTCGGCCTCGAGGACGGGGAGAAGACCGAGGACGCCGCTTGA